From the bacterium genome, the window GCTGGTCGTCGCGCTTATTGTCTATACCGTTGTGCCGCTCGCCATTTTCGAAATCAATCAGCTGCTGAGCAAGTTAAGCACGGCATCGGGAACGGTGTTTGACATTCTGCAGTCTTCGCAAGCCATCGAATCCATCAACAAGAGTTTGAATGGATTGAGTAACGCGCTCATTTCGGGGAGCACCTCGCTCGTTGATATCAGCGCGGGATTTGTGGGTGGCGCGTTCCTCGCGCTTTCGGTATTCGTGCTTTCGTTCTATCTGACTATCGGGAGGGACGGCGTGGAAAAGTTTTTGCTCGCTATTATGCCGCAGACGTATGAAGCACAGGCGCTCACCATTTATTCAACGGTGCGGCGCAAAATCGGGCATTGGCTTGAGGGTCAAGTGTTTTTGAGTTTGGGCATGGGGCTTATGGTGTTTTTGGGATTGTGGATTTTGGGCGTGAAGTACAGCTTGACGCTCGGAATTCTCGCGGGGCTTTTGGAGCTCGTGCCGTTTGTCGGGCCGATTTTTGCGGGAAGCATCGCGGTGCTCGTTGCGTTGGGGGAGTCCGCGACGCTGGGCTTGTCGGTGCTGGTGCTTTTCATTGTGTTACAGCAAATTGAGGGACACATTTTGGTTCCGCTCGTCACACGGTTTACTACAAATTTAAACCCCGCGGTGGTGCTTATTTCGCTTCTGGTGGGCGGCGAGACATTGGGATTTGTGGGATTAGTTCTTGCGGTCCCGGTTGCCGTGTTTATGCAGGAAATCATCGAGAACTGGACGCAGTACAAAGCCCGCCGCCGAGTAACTGCATAATGAAAATCCTAAATCCCAAGCACTAAATCCTAAACAATTTTAAATGATCAAAAACGTAAATCCAAAAAACGGTTTTACATTTTGAACATTTGGATTTAGATATTGTTTAGAAATTAGATATTAGGATTTTGGATTTGTTTTTGTATGTCAAAAACTATCTTTATCTCCACTTCCATTCCGTATGTGAACGCCGCTCCGCACATCGGCCATGCGTTGGAGTTTGTGCAGGCGGATGCGATTGCGCGGTTCCATCGTCTGCGCGGCGATGCGGTATTTTTTTTGACCGGCACGGACGATAACGCGCTGAAAAACGTGACGGCAGCCGAGGAGGCGAAGGTGTCGGTCGAAGAATGGGTGAACGCGCACGCAGAGCGTTTTGCGGAGTTGGGAAAGCGCCTCAATATTTCAAATGATGACTTCATCCGCACGGCGTTTGACGAGCGGCACGTTTCTGGCGCGCAGAAACTTTGGGGTTCGTGCCGCGCTGACGACATTTACAAGAAAAGCTATAAGGGTTTCTACTGCTTGGGCTGTGAAGAGTTTAAGCAGCCGGCAGAACTTAAAAACGGTGAGTGCGCGGAGCATCCCGGAAAAAAGTTGCAGCTCATTGAGGAGGAGAATTATTTCTTCCGGCTCTCGAGGTACGAGAAAACATTGGAAGAGCTCATTGTTTCCGATAAGTTACGCATTGTCCCCGAATCGCGTAAAAACGAAACGCTCGCGTTCATCCGCGGGGGACTCATGGATTTTAGCATTT encodes:
- a CDS encoding AI-2E family transporter — protein: MDKGFEITWGSLWRVFLMLFFAWVLFLARDVFLSVVMAVVISSALDPTVSFLERKRIPRVIGTIAIFLLAVLVVALIVYTVVPLAIFEINQLLSKLSTASGTVFDILQSSQAIESINKSLNGLSNALISGSTSLVDISAGFVGGAFLALSVFVLSFYLTIGRDGVEKFLLAIMPQTYEAQALTIYSTVRRKIGHWLEGQVFLSLGMGLMVFLGLWILGVKYSLTLGILAGLLELVPFVGPIFAGSIAVLVALGESATLGLSVLVLFIVLQQIEGHILVPLVTRFTTNLNPAVVLISLLVGGETLGFVGLVLAVPVAVFMQEIIENWTQYKARRRVTA